From the genome of Hymenobacter cellulosilyticus, one region includes:
- the carA gene encoding glutamine-hydrolyzing carbamoyl-phosphate synthase small subunit, which translates to MKQVKLVLEDGTEIQGESFGAFTSTAGEVVFSTAMTGYPENLTDPSFAGQILVLTYPMVGNYGVPGEELYESISKIFESDKIHIAGLVVNYYSEEHSHWNAAKSLGDWLKEYNIPGIFGVDTRMLTKILREKGAMLGKIVAEEDVELHDPNQDNLVAQVSPTEVKRYGTGQHKIVLVDCGTKTNIIRCFLERDVELIRVPWDYDFTTLDYDGLFLSNGPGDPKMCEPTIQHLQTALGQDKPIFGICLGSQLMGLAAGGDTFKLKYGHRSHNQPVLLTGTKRSYITSQNHGFAVDTATLPADWTMLFENLNDGTCEGIKHKTKPFFSTQFHPEAAGGPEDTEYLFDDFLQAVADYKAAK; encoded by the coding sequence ATGAAGCAAGTAAAGCTGGTGCTGGAAGACGGCACCGAAATCCAGGGCGAATCCTTCGGCGCGTTTACGTCCACTGCCGGGGAGGTAGTGTTTAGCACGGCCATGACCGGCTACCCCGAAAACCTCACCGACCCATCCTTCGCCGGCCAGATTCTGGTTTTGACCTACCCGATGGTGGGCAACTACGGCGTGCCCGGCGAAGAGCTGTACGAGTCGATTTCCAAGATTTTCGAGTCGGACAAGATTCACATTGCCGGTTTGGTGGTGAATTACTACTCCGAGGAGCACAGCCACTGGAACGCGGCCAAAAGCCTCGGCGACTGGCTTAAGGAGTACAACATCCCCGGCATCTTCGGCGTGGATACCCGCATGCTGACCAAAATCCTGCGGGAGAAAGGCGCCATGCTGGGCAAAATCGTGGCCGAGGAAGACGTGGAGCTGCACGATCCCAACCAGGACAACCTGGTGGCCCAGGTGAGCCCCACCGAGGTGAAGCGCTACGGCACGGGCCAGCACAAAATCGTGCTCGTCGACTGCGGCACCAAGACCAACATCATCCGCTGCTTCCTGGAGCGCGACGTGGAGCTCATCCGCGTGCCCTGGGACTACGACTTCACCACCCTCGACTACGACGGCCTGTTCCTGAGCAACGGCCCCGGCGACCCGAAAATGTGCGAGCCGACCATTCAGCACTTACAAACGGCGCTGGGGCAGGACAAGCCCATCTTCGGCATCTGCCTGGGCTCCCAGCTCATGGGCCTGGCCGCAGGCGGCGACACGTTCAAGCTCAAGTACGGCCACCGCAGCCACAACCAGCCCGTGCTGCTCACCGGCACCAAGCGCAGCTACATCACCAGCCAGAACCACGGCTTCGCCGTGGATACCGCCACGCTGCCCGCCGACTGGACTATGCTGTTCGAAAACCTGAACGACGGCACCTGCGAAGGCATCAAGCACAAAACCAAGCCTTTCTTCTCCACCCAGTTCCACCCCGAAGCCGCTGGCGGCCCCGAGGATACGGAGTACCTGTTCGACGACTTCCTGCAAGCCGTAGCGGACTATAAAGCGGCTAAGTAG
- the argB gene encoding acetylglutamate kinase, which yields MQEVLKIFKIGGGIIDDPGQLQQFLGELAKLDNKIMLVHGGGKGASQMLQELGIEPKMVQGRRITDAATLDIVTMFYAGKTNKQVVAGLQAYGVNALGLSGADGNVIRASKRPVREIDYGFVGDLDEQSINTELLQSLLGAGLTPVFCAITHDGQGQLLNTNADTIASSLARALAPFHQVELHFCFEKDGVLADVQDENSVIPQITPDEYQALKAQGVIAAGMVPKLDNAFAALEAGVERVVIENALKINEPVKTILCRS from the coding sequence ATGCAAGAGGTTCTGAAGATTTTCAAGATTGGCGGCGGCATTATCGACGACCCCGGGCAGCTCCAGCAGTTCTTGGGCGAGCTGGCTAAACTTGACAATAAAATAATGTTGGTGCACGGCGGCGGCAAGGGTGCCAGCCAGATGCTGCAGGAGCTGGGCATCGAGCCTAAGATGGTGCAGGGCCGCCGCATCACCGATGCGGCCACGCTGGACATCGTGACCATGTTTTACGCCGGTAAAACGAATAAGCAGGTCGTGGCCGGGCTTCAGGCCTATGGGGTCAACGCCCTGGGCTTGAGTGGGGCCGACGGCAACGTAATCCGGGCCAGCAAGCGGCCGGTCCGGGAAATCGACTACGGCTTTGTGGGCGACCTGGACGAGCAGAGCATCAATACGGAGCTGCTGCAAAGCCTGCTCGGCGCGGGCCTGACTCCGGTTTTCTGCGCCATTACACATGATGGCCAGGGCCAGCTGCTCAACACCAACGCCGATACTATTGCCAGCTCCCTGGCCCGGGCCCTGGCGCCCTTCCACCAGGTGGAGCTGCACTTCTGCTTCGAGAAAGACGGGGTGCTGGCCGACGTGCAGGACGAGAACTCGGTGATTCCGCAGATAACCCCCGACGAGTACCAGGCACTCAAAGCCCAGGGCGTTATTGCCGCTGGCATGGTACCCAAGCTCGATAATGCCTTTGCCGCGCTGGAAGCCGGCGTGGAGCGGGTTGTCATTGAAAACGCGCTGAAAATCAACGAGCCCGTAAAAACCATTCTATGCCGGAGCTAA
- the argC gene encoding N-acetyl-gamma-glutamyl-phosphate reductase, with protein sequence MKIKAGIVGGAGYTAGELIRILLHHEFVELSGIVSSSNAGNPVYQVHDDLVGDTDLIFASELAGDEDVVFLCLGHGNSKAWLEKNPLPDTTHVIDLSNDFRLEADAEFADREFVYGLPEFNKGRIQQAQSIANPGCFATAIQLALLPLAQAGKLMEDVHVSAITGSTGAGQSLSETVHFSWRTNNVSIYKPFTHQHLGEIGESLAQLQSQPGGEIYFVPYRGNFARGIFASVYTPSDLSQDEARALYKKFYADAPFTTVSDKEVHLKQVVNTNKCLLHVQKLGKQLLITSVIDNLVKGASGQAVQNMNLLFGLPETTGLNLKSVLF encoded by the coding sequence ATGAAAATTAAGGCGGGCATTGTGGGCGGGGCCGGCTACACGGCCGGGGAGCTCATCCGCATTCTGCTCCACCACGAGTTTGTGGAGCTAAGCGGCATCGTCAGCTCGTCCAACGCGGGCAACCCCGTGTACCAAGTGCACGACGACTTGGTAGGCGACACCGACCTGATATTTGCTTCGGAGCTGGCCGGCGACGAAGATGTCGTGTTCCTGTGCCTGGGCCACGGCAACTCGAAAGCCTGGCTGGAGAAAAACCCGCTGCCCGACACGACCCACGTCATCGACCTGAGCAACGACTTCCGCTTGGAGGCCGACGCCGAGTTTGCCGACCGGGAGTTTGTGTACGGCTTGCCCGAGTTCAACAAAGGCCGCATTCAGCAGGCCCAGAGCATTGCCAACCCTGGCTGTTTTGCCACCGCCATTCAGCTGGCTTTGCTGCCCCTGGCGCAAGCGGGCAAACTGATGGAGGACGTGCACGTGTCGGCCATAACGGGCTCTACGGGCGCGGGGCAGAGCTTATCGGAGACGGTGCATTTCTCGTGGCGCACGAATAACGTGTCCATCTACAAGCCCTTCACCCACCAGCATCTGGGCGAAATAGGGGAGAGCTTGGCCCAGCTGCAAAGCCAGCCCGGCGGAGAAATCTACTTCGTACCCTACCGCGGCAACTTCGCCCGAGGTATCTTTGCCAGCGTTTACACACCTTCAGACCTGAGCCAAGACGAGGCTCGGGCGCTGTATAAGAAGTTCTACGCTGACGCACCCTTTACTACAGTTTCGGACAAGGAAGTACATTTGAAGCAGGTGGTCAACACCAACAAGTGCCTGCTGCACGTGCAGAAGCTTGGCAAGCAGCTGCTCATCACCTCGGTTATCGACAACCTGGTGAAGGGCGCTTCGGGTCAGGCTGTCCAGAACATGAATCTGCTTTTTGGCCTGCCGGAAACGACGGGGCTCAACCTCAAATCGGTGCTTTTCTAA
- a CDS encoding acetylornithine carbamoyltransferase, translating into MKNFTSFADVDDYRVLLNKALEIKADPFGYQHVGRNKTVGLIFFNPSLRTRLSSIKAAYNLGAQAWVLNAGADSWTLEMADGAVMNGGTQEHIKEAIAVMSQYCDVLGVRTFPTLKDRDEDYQEVVFRKIMQYATVPVISLESATLHPLQSFADLITVAETKQKERVKVVLTWAPHVRALPQCVPNSFCDWFSEIDWIDFVITHPKGYELDPKFTKGARIEYDQRKALEGADYVQAKNWSSYKDYGQVISNDPSWMLTPEHMAGTNDAKFLHCLPVRRNVEVSDAILDSPNSLVIQEAGNRVFSMQTVLHELLS; encoded by the coding sequence ATGAAAAATTTCACCTCCTTCGCCGACGTCGACGATTACCGGGTTCTGCTCAACAAAGCCCTGGAAATAAAGGCTGACCCGTTTGGCTATCAGCACGTGGGCCGCAACAAAACCGTCGGCTTAATTTTCTTCAACCCCAGTTTGCGCACCCGTCTGAGCTCGATCAAAGCGGCTTATAACCTCGGGGCCCAAGCCTGGGTACTCAACGCCGGGGCCGATTCCTGGACCCTGGAAATGGCCGACGGCGCGGTGATGAACGGCGGTACCCAGGAGCACATCAAGGAAGCCATTGCCGTGATGAGCCAGTACTGCGACGTGCTGGGCGTACGCACTTTTCCCACGCTCAAGGACCGCGACGAGGACTACCAAGAGGTCGTGTTCCGTAAGATCATGCAGTACGCTACGGTGCCGGTTATCAGTCTGGAAAGTGCCACGCTGCACCCGCTGCAGTCGTTTGCCGACCTGATTACGGTGGCCGAAACCAAGCAGAAGGAGCGGGTAAAAGTGGTGCTGACCTGGGCCCCGCACGTGCGCGCCCTGCCCCAGTGCGTACCCAACTCGTTCTGCGACTGGTTTTCGGAAATCGACTGGATTGACTTCGTTATTACTCACCCCAAAGGCTACGAGCTGGACCCCAAGTTCACCAAAGGCGCCCGTATCGAGTACGACCAGCGCAAGGCCCTGGAAGGCGCCGACTACGTGCAGGCCAAAAACTGGAGTAGCTATAAGGACTATGGCCAGGTAATCAGCAACGACCCCAGCTGGATGCTTACGCCCGAGCATATGGCCGGCACCAACGACGCGAAGTTTCTGCACTGCCTACCCGTGCGTCGCAACGTGGAAGTATCGGACGCCATTCTGGACTCGCCCAACTCTCTGGTGATTCAGGAAGCCGGCAACCGGGTGTTTTCCATGCAAACCGTACTGCACGAGCTACTAAGCTAG
- a CDS encoding M20 family metallo-hydrolase — MPELTDQLGEAAIQLLARLIQTPSFSREEAPTAELIFEFLQYHGARAQREMNNVWAVNQHYDSQKPTVLLNSHHDTVKPGATWTHDPFGAVIEDEDKLIGLGSNDAGGCAVSLLATFLHFQQRPDLPFNLICAITAEEEVSGANGISSLLPHLGKIDLGIVGEPTQMEMAIAEKGLVVLDCTAHGQTGHAARNEGENALYKAVADIQWLQQYKFPKVSELLGPVKMTVTQIQAGTQHNVVPDTCHFVVDVRTNEFYSNQEVVTTVQEHLQSEVVPRSVRLNSSRIDPDHPLVRKGVALGRKAFGSATMSDQALMPFPTVKMGPGDSARSHTPDEYIYLYEIRGGIKAYIELLEGLQL, encoded by the coding sequence ATGCCGGAGCTAACTGACCAGCTGGGCGAGGCCGCCATTCAGCTCCTGGCCCGCCTGATTCAGACCCCGTCTTTTTCGCGGGAAGAAGCACCCACGGCTGAGCTGATATTCGAGTTTCTGCAGTACCACGGAGCCCGAGCCCAGCGCGAGATGAACAACGTCTGGGCCGTGAATCAACATTACGATTCGCAGAAACCGACCGTGCTGCTCAACTCCCACCACGACACGGTGAAGCCCGGCGCAACCTGGACCCACGACCCGTTTGGGGCGGTTATTGAGGATGAGGACAAGCTTATCGGGCTAGGTAGCAACGACGCGGGCGGCTGCGCGGTAAGCCTGCTGGCCACATTTCTGCACTTCCAGCAGCGCCCCGACCTGCCCTTCAACCTGATTTGCGCCATTACGGCCGAGGAGGAAGTTTCGGGTGCCAACGGTATCAGCAGCCTACTGCCTCACCTGGGCAAGATTGACCTCGGAATCGTGGGAGAACCGACCCAGATGGAAATGGCCATTGCCGAAAAAGGCTTGGTGGTGCTCGACTGCACGGCCCACGGACAAACCGGCCACGCGGCCCGCAACGAAGGGGAAAATGCGCTGTACAAAGCCGTGGCCGATATCCAGTGGCTGCAGCAATACAAGTTTCCGAAAGTGTCGGAGCTGCTGGGGCCGGTGAAGATGACGGTGACCCAAATTCAGGCCGGTACTCAGCACAACGTGGTGCCCGATACCTGCCATTTTGTGGTAGACGTGCGCACCAACGAGTTTTACTCCAACCAGGAAGTGGTAACCACGGTGCAGGAGCATTTGCAGTCGGAAGTAGTGCCCCGCTCGGTGCGGCTGAATTCGTCCCGCATTGACCCCGACCACCCGCTGGTGCGCAAGGGCGTGGCCCTGGGCCGTAAGGCATTCGGGTCGGCCACGATGTCGGATCAGGCCCTGATGCCGTTTCCCACGGTGAAGATGGGCCCCGGCGACTCGGCCCGCTCCCACACCCCGGACGAGTACATCTACCTGTATGAAATCAGGGGCGGCATTAAGGCCTACATCGAGCTGCTAGAAGGCCTGCAGCTG
- the carB gene encoding carbamoyl-phosphate synthase (glutamine-hydrolyzing) large subunit — protein MNKPQKVLVLGSGALKIGEAGEFDYSGSQALKALKEEGIRTILINPNIATVQTSDNIADDVYFLPVTPYFVEEVIKKEKPDGILVAFGGQTALNCAVALFRGGVFEKYNVKVLGTPVQSIIDTEDRDIFKDKLDQIGVFTARSVAVTTMEDALAAGEKIGFPIIVRAAFALGGLGSGFANNMDELRALAQKSFTTSDQILVEESLKGWKEVEYEVVRDQYDNCITVCNMENFDPIGIHTGESIVVAPSQTLSNREYHKLRSIGIKTIRHLGIVGECNIQYALDPVSEDYRVIEVNARLSRSSALASKATGYPLAFVAAKLSLGYSLSELKNSVTQTTSAFFEPALDYVVVKLPRWDLGKFEGVNRQIGSAMKSVGEVMAIGKSFEEAIQKGLRMLDTGKRGFVANKPEQVDTATIDKLLSEPNEERIFAINLAFEAGYTLDQVHDLTKIDHWFLQRLMTIFQLGNQLAEGRATGLDGLETQLLREAKKAGFSDQQIAVKLLGEGDVKADELLVRARRKALGVLPVIKQIDTLAAEFPAKTNYLYSTYHGTENDLAQETSKSIVVLGSGVYRIGSSVEFDWCGVNAVQTASAEGYKTIIINYNPETVSTDYDVSDRLYFEELSFERVMDILDFEQPQGVILSTGGQIPNNLATRLEDAKAPILGTTAAMIDQAENRHKFSSIMDELGIAQPRWKELTSLEAMHQFVQEVGFPVLIRPSYVLSGAAMNVVSNPYELEAFLQTAVEVSAEYPVVVSEFIQDAKEIELDAVADKGEIVSYAISEHVEFAGVHSGDATMYYPPQKVYVRTIRRLKIIAEKIAKRYEISGPFNIQFLEKAGQIRVIECNIRASRSYPFVSKVSGNNLIKKATQVLLGKKVERDESERVYDLPFVGVKAPQFSFTRLPGADPVMRVDMVSTGEVGCLGDTAEEALLKSMLSVGYKIPAKTVLISGGPIKSKVALLSAVELLVKRGYQIYATQGTHRFFAENGVPSSLLYWPDEMQEPNVLTYLKEKKIDLVINIPKNLSKGELDNDYKIRRTAVDFGVGLLTNARLAKAFIQAFCTLGMKDLKIKSWNEYKAM, from the coding sequence ATGAACAAACCACAGAAAGTTCTCGTCCTCGGTTCTGGCGCTTTGAAAATCGGCGAGGCCGGTGAGTTCGACTACTCCGGCTCCCAGGCCCTGAAGGCCCTGAAAGAGGAAGGCATCCGCACCATCCTCATCAACCCCAACATTGCCACCGTGCAGACGTCGGACAACATTGCCGACGACGTGTATTTCCTGCCCGTGACGCCCTACTTCGTGGAGGAAGTCATCAAGAAGGAAAAGCCCGACGGTATTCTGGTGGCCTTTGGCGGCCAAACGGCCCTGAACTGCGCCGTGGCGTTGTTCCGCGGGGGCGTGTTTGAGAAGTACAACGTGAAAGTGCTGGGCACGCCCGTGCAAAGCATCATCGACACCGAGGACCGGGACATTTTCAAGGACAAGCTCGACCAGATTGGCGTGTTTACGGCCCGCAGCGTGGCCGTCACGACGATGGAAGATGCCCTGGCGGCCGGCGAGAAAATCGGCTTCCCGATTATCGTACGGGCGGCCTTTGCCCTGGGCGGCCTGGGCAGCGGCTTTGCCAACAACATGGACGAGCTGCGGGCCCTGGCCCAGAAATCCTTCACGACTTCCGACCAGATCTTGGTGGAAGAATCGCTGAAAGGGTGGAAGGAAGTGGAGTACGAAGTGGTGCGCGACCAGTATGACAACTGCATCACGGTCTGCAACATGGAGAACTTCGACCCCATCGGTATTCACACCGGGGAAAGCATCGTGGTGGCTCCGTCGCAGACCTTGAGTAACCGCGAGTACCACAAGCTGCGCAGCATCGGCATCAAGACCATCCGCCACCTGGGCATCGTGGGCGAGTGCAACATTCAGTACGCTCTCGACCCCGTGTCGGAAGACTACCGCGTGATTGAGGTGAATGCCCGCTTGTCGCGCTCCTCGGCCCTGGCTTCCAAGGCGACGGGCTACCCGCTGGCATTTGTGGCGGCCAAGCTGAGTTTGGGTTACTCGCTGTCGGAGCTGAAAAACAGCGTAACCCAGACGACCTCGGCCTTTTTCGAGCCGGCCCTGGACTACGTGGTAGTAAAGCTGCCGCGCTGGGATTTGGGCAAGTTCGAAGGTGTGAACCGCCAGATCGGCTCGGCCATGAAAAGCGTGGGCGAGGTGATGGCCATTGGCAAGTCGTTCGAGGAAGCCATTCAGAAAGGCCTGCGCATGCTGGATACCGGCAAGCGCGGCTTCGTGGCCAACAAGCCCGAGCAGGTTGATACGGCTACCATCGATAAGCTGCTGAGTGAGCCGAACGAGGAACGCATCTTCGCCATCAACCTGGCCTTTGAGGCCGGCTACACCCTCGACCAGGTGCACGATCTGACCAAGATTGACCACTGGTTTTTGCAGCGCCTGATGACGATTTTCCAGCTGGGTAACCAACTGGCCGAAGGTCGCGCCACTGGCCTCGACGGGCTGGAAACCCAGCTGCTGCGCGAGGCCAAGAAAGCCGGTTTCTCCGACCAGCAGATTGCCGTGAAGCTGCTCGGCGAAGGCGACGTAAAGGCCGACGAGCTGCTGGTTCGGGCCCGCCGCAAAGCTTTGGGCGTGCTGCCGGTCATCAAGCAGATTGACACGCTGGCGGCGGAATTCCCAGCCAAAACCAACTACCTCTACAGCACCTACCACGGCACCGAAAACGACTTGGCCCAGGAAACCAGCAAGTCCATCGTGGTGCTGGGCTCGGGCGTGTACCGCATCGGTAGCTCGGTGGAGTTTGACTGGTGCGGCGTGAATGCCGTGCAGACGGCCTCTGCCGAAGGCTACAAAACCATCATCATCAACTACAACCCCGAAACCGTATCGACCGACTACGACGTGTCGGACCGGCTGTACTTTGAAGAGCTGAGCTTCGAGCGGGTGATGGATATTCTGGACTTCGAGCAGCCCCAGGGCGTGATTCTGAGCACCGGTGGCCAGATTCCCAACAACCTGGCCACCCGCCTGGAAGACGCCAAGGCACCGATTCTGGGCACCACGGCGGCCATGATTGACCAGGCCGAAAACCGTCACAAGTTCTCCAGCATCATGGACGAGCTGGGCATTGCCCAGCCCCGCTGGAAAGAGCTGACCTCGCTGGAAGCCATGCACCAGTTCGTGCAGGAAGTGGGCTTCCCGGTGCTCATCCGGCCTTCCTACGTCTTGTCGGGTGCCGCAATGAACGTCGTGTCGAATCCCTACGAGCTGGAAGCCTTCCTGCAAACGGCCGTGGAAGTCAGCGCGGAGTATCCGGTGGTGGTGTCCGAGTTTATCCAGGATGCCAAGGAAATTGAGCTGGACGCGGTGGCCGACAAGGGCGAAATCGTGAGCTACGCCATTTCCGAGCACGTGGAGTTTGCCGGCGTACACTCCGGCGACGCAACCATGTACTACCCGCCCCAGAAGGTGTACGTGCGCACGATCCGCCGGCTCAAAATCATTGCCGAGAAGATTGCCAAGCGCTACGAAATCAGCGGGCCGTTCAACATCCAGTTCCTGGAAAAAGCCGGCCAAATCCGCGTGATTGAGTGCAACATCCGCGCCTCGCGCAGCTACCCCTTCGTGTCGAAAGTATCGGGCAACAACCTGATTAAAAAGGCTACGCAGGTGCTGCTGGGCAAGAAGGTGGAGCGCGACGAGAGTGAGCGGGTCTACGATTTGCCCTTCGTGGGCGTGAAGGCCCCGCAGTTCTCCTTCACTCGCCTGCCCGGCGCCGACCCGGTAATGCGCGTCGATATGGTGAGCACCGGCGAAGTAGGCTGCCTCGGCGACACGGCCGAGGAGGCGCTGCTGAAGTCGATGCTGAGCGTGGGCTACAAGATTCCGGCGAAAACGGTGCTGATTTCCGGCGGCCCCATCAAGTCGAAAGTGGCCTTGCTCTCGGCTGTGGAACTGCTCGTGAAACGCGGCTACCAGATTTACGCCACGCAGGGCACGCACCGGTTCTTCGCCGAAAACGGCGTCCCGAGCAGCCTGCTGTACTGGCCCGACGAAATGCAGGAGCCTAACGTGCTGACCTACCTCAAGGAGAAGAAGATTGACCTAGTCATCAACATCCCCAAGAACCTCTCGAAGGGTGAGCTGGATAACGACTACAAAATCCGCCGCACCGCCGTGGACTTCGGAGTTGGCCTGCTGACCAACGCCCGCTTGGCCAAGGCGTTTATCCAGGCCTTCTGCACCCTGGGGATGAAGGACCTGAAGATCAAGAGCTGGAACGAGTATAAGGCGATGTAG
- a CDS encoding GNAT family N-acetyltransferase: MVLRVAYAADAQYVETLCQWYEESARTRGVGIAKRDPNYLKKKMERGDAIIAFVDNELAGFCYIETFEDNKFVVNSGLIVNTELRKEGLGRAIKHRVFELSRTKYPQAKIFGITTSGPVMKINTELGYRPVTFTELTQSDDFWKGCAGCKNYPILQENQRKMCLCTGMVYDKLEDQYGKVAQETIEILTPQGQ; the protein is encoded by the coding sequence ATGGTATTACGAGTCGCCTATGCTGCCGATGCGCAGTATGTGGAAACCCTTTGTCAATGGTATGAGGAATCTGCCAGAACGCGCGGCGTGGGTATCGCCAAGCGTGACCCTAACTATCTGAAAAAGAAGATGGAGCGGGGCGACGCCATTATTGCCTTCGTCGACAATGAGTTGGCTGGTTTCTGCTATATCGAAACCTTCGAGGACAACAAGTTTGTCGTCAACTCCGGCCTGATCGTCAACACCGAGCTGCGCAAGGAAGGCCTGGGCCGCGCCATCAAGCACCGCGTGTTTGAGTTGTCGCGCACCAAGTACCCGCAAGCCAAAATCTTCGGCATCACCACCAGCGGGCCGGTGATGAAAATTAACACAGAGCTGGGTTACCGCCCCGTCACGTTCACCGAGCTTACCCAGAGCGACGACTTCTGGAAAGGCTGCGCCGGCTGCAAGAACTACCCGATTCTGCAGGAAAACCAGCGCAAAATGTGCCTGTGCACCGGTATGGTCTACGACAAGCTCGAGGACCAGTACGGCAAGGTTGCCCAGGAGACTATTGAGATTCTAACACCCCAAGGCCAATAA
- the argG gene encoding argininosuccinate synthase → MMKKVVLAYSGGLDTSYCVVYLTRELGLEVHTVIVNSGGFSEEELAAIEKRAYELGSTKHEVIDVTQRFYQDCLRYLIFGNILKNDTYPLSVSAERMFQSLALAEYAREHKADYIAHGSTGAGNDQVRFDVAFSVIAPNTEIITPIRDLKLSRQAEIDFLNQHGFEMSWEKAKYSINKGIWGTSVGGVETLTSNQALPESAYPTQISVTEPTSIEITFEKGEPVALNGETMNPVALIQALNELAGTYAIGRDTHVGDTILGIKGRVGFEAPAPLILLKAHHLLEKHTSSRWQLLHKDYVANWYGTLLHEAQYLDPVMRDFEALLTSSQERVSGKVFVTLKPYQFELQGIESKYDMMRSKVATYGEENDAWDGRDAKGFIKIFSNQLRIHSSFNDEN, encoded by the coding sequence ATAATGAAAAAGGTAGTTTTAGCGTACAGCGGCGGCTTGGATACGTCCTACTGCGTTGTATACCTGACCCGCGAACTGGGTCTGGAAGTTCACACGGTTATTGTCAACTCCGGCGGCTTCTCGGAAGAGGAGCTGGCCGCCATCGAGAAGCGGGCCTACGAGCTGGGTTCGACCAAGCACGAGGTCATCGACGTAACCCAACGATTCTACCAGGACTGTTTGCGCTACCTCATCTTTGGCAACATCCTCAAGAACGACACTTACCCGCTGAGCGTCAGCGCGGAGCGTATGTTCCAGAGCTTGGCGCTGGCTGAGTACGCCCGTGAGCATAAAGCCGACTACATTGCCCACGGTAGTACCGGGGCCGGCAACGACCAGGTGCGTTTCGACGTGGCTTTCTCAGTGATTGCGCCCAACACGGAAATCATCACGCCCATCCGCGACCTGAAACTGTCGCGCCAAGCCGAAATCGACTTTCTGAACCAGCACGGCTTTGAGATGAGCTGGGAAAAAGCCAAATACTCAATCAACAAGGGTATCTGGGGCACCAGCGTGGGCGGCGTCGAAACGCTGACCTCTAACCAGGCTTTGCCCGAGTCGGCTTACCCCACGCAAATCAGCGTTACGGAGCCTACCAGCATCGAAATCACCTTCGAGAAAGGGGAGCCGGTGGCCCTGAATGGAGAAACCATGAACCCCGTGGCCCTGATTCAGGCCCTGAACGAGCTAGCCGGTACCTACGCCATTGGCCGCGACACCCACGTGGGCGACACGATTCTAGGCATCAAGGGCCGCGTGGGCTTCGAAGCGCCCGCCCCGCTGATTCTGCTTAAGGCCCACCACCTGCTGGAAAAGCACACCAGCTCGCGCTGGCAGCTGCTACACAAGGACTACGTGGCCAACTGGTACGGCACACTGCTGCACGAGGCTCAGTACCTCGACCCGGTGATGCGCGACTTCGAAGCCCTGCTTACCTCGTCGCAGGAGCGGGTGTCGGGCAAAGTGTTCGTGACCCTGAAGCCCTACCAGTTTGAGCTGCAGGGCATCGAGTCGAAGTACGATATGATGCGCTCCAAAGTGGCGACCTACGGCGAGGAAAACGACGCCTGGGACGGCCGCGATGCCAAGGGCTTTATCAAGATTTTCAGCAACCAGCTGCGCATTCACTCCTCTTTCAACGATGAAAATTAA